Proteins from a genomic interval of Salinivibrio kushneri:
- a CDS encoding XapX domain-containing protein, with protein sequence MQEILLALVAGFLVGVLFSAIKLPIPAPPVLSGVMGIVGVYLGGVGYQWIVARFFS encoded by the coding sequence ATGCAGGAAATTCTTCTCGCCCTCGTGGCCGGTTTTTTAGTGGGCGTATTGTTTAGTGCGATCAAACTCCCCATCCCCGCACCGCCTGTCTTATCCGGGGTGATGGGCATTGTCGGGGTGTATTTGGGCGGCGTCGGCTATCAGTGGATTGTGGCGCGTTTTTTCAGTTAG
- the deoA gene encoding thymidine phosphorylase yields the protein MILPQEIIRKKRDNLALSKEEIYSFIQGVANDSVSESQIAAFAMAIYFNDMTMDERVALTCAMRDSGMTLDWSHMQFDGPVVDKHSTGGVGDVTSLMLGPMVAACGGYVPMISGRGLGHTGGTLDKLESIPGYNIMPSNQVFGEVTRDAGVAIIGQTGSLAPADKRVYATRDVTATVDNISLITASILSKKLAAGLDALVMDVKVGSGAFMPTYEDSEALAKSIVGVANGAGTKTSALLTDMNQVLASSAGNALEVKEAVDFLTGRYRNPRLYNVTMALCADMLVVSGLATDVNQAKQKLDQALDSGRAAECFAKMIAGLGGPADFVESPDQYLATASVIKPVYAEQSGIANAMDTRALGMAIIEIGGGRRVASDKIDYAVGLNEMIRLGQQVDEHTPLAMLHAQTEEQWQQAANAVRAAVKVADEAPSATPDVYRRISLQDV from the coding sequence ATGATCTTACCTCAAGAGATTATCCGTAAGAAGCGCGACAACCTCGCGTTAAGCAAAGAAGAAATTTATTCGTTCATCCAGGGTGTGGCGAACGATTCGGTGTCGGAAAGTCAAATTGCTGCGTTTGCGATGGCGATTTACTTCAATGATATGACCATGGATGAGCGTGTGGCATTGACCTGTGCGATGCGCGACTCTGGCATGACCTTAGATTGGTCTCACATGCAGTTTGATGGTCCTGTGGTTGATAAACATTCAACCGGTGGGGTCGGTGATGTGACCTCGTTGATGTTGGGTCCCATGGTGGCGGCGTGTGGTGGCTATGTGCCGATGATCTCAGGTCGCGGCTTGGGCCACACTGGGGGCACGCTGGATAAGCTAGAATCGATTCCTGGCTATAACATCATGCCAAGCAACCAAGTGTTTGGGGAGGTGACCCGTGACGCCGGTGTCGCCATCATAGGGCAAACCGGCTCGTTAGCGCCTGCGGATAAACGCGTGTATGCCACCCGTGACGTCACGGCCACGGTAGATAATATTTCTTTGATCACCGCGTCGATTTTGTCGAAAAAACTGGCCGCAGGCCTGGATGCCTTGGTCATGGACGTCAAGGTGGGATCGGGCGCGTTCATGCCAACGTATGAAGATTCAGAGGCGTTGGCCAAATCGATTGTGGGAGTGGCCAACGGCGCTGGTACTAAAACCAGTGCCTTGCTGACGGACATGAACCAAGTGTTAGCATCGTCGGCAGGCAACGCTTTAGAAGTGAAAGAAGCCGTTGATTTTCTCACCGGGCGCTACCGTAATCCACGTTTGTACAATGTGACCATGGCGCTATGCGCCGACATGTTGGTGGTCAGTGGGCTGGCAACCGATGTGAATCAAGCAAAACAAAAATTGGATCAGGCACTGGACAGCGGTCGCGCTGCCGAGTGTTTTGCCAAAATGATTGCAGGGCTAGGCGGGCCGGCTGACTTTGTTGAGTCGCCGGATCAATATCTGGCGACTGCATCCGTGATTAAACCTGTCTATGCCGAGCAATCAGGCATTGCCAATGCCATGGATACACGGGCATTGGGCATGGCTATTATAGAAATAGGTGGTGGCCGTCGGGTTGCCAGCGATAAAATTGATTATGCCGTTGGGTTGAACGAAATGATTCGTCTGGGGCAACAAGTGGATGAGCACACCCCGCTCGCCATGCTCCACGCTCAGACTGAAGAGCAATGGCAACAAGCGGCGAATGCGGTGCGAGCCGCAGTGAAAGTCGCTGATGAGGCGCCGAGTGCAACACCAGACGTTTATCGTCGCATCAGCTTACAAGACGTCTAA
- the serB gene encoding phosphoserine phosphatase, whose product MDKANPLAIHRSPQLYRRFPTMTTSAFSRRRQGGWIVFGEVIDPRQLDDIRFFTGDDVEVVDGWRVGPYEVLLIRGELTDEHRTVIDALALDCADLQALPDLSRPGLAVFDMDSTAIEIECIDEIAALAGVGEAVSAVTERAMLGELDFEASLRQRVAALKGSDAAILETVKAQLPLMPEMADLVASLKAHGWYVAIASGGFTHFSDHLQQQLGLDYAASNQLGVRNGQLTGEVDGAVVDAQRKADVLTMLAQKYDIAPENTLAVGDGANDLAMMEAAGLGIAYHAKPKVNAKAQAAVKHAWLGGVLCVLSASMRDRISWQPR is encoded by the coding sequence ATGGATAAGGCCAACCCCTTGGCAATTCACCGTTCACCGCAACTTTACCGCCGTTTCCCAACGATGACGACGTCTGCTTTCTCGCGCCGCCGGCAAGGGGGATGGATTGTGTTTGGTGAGGTCATCGACCCCCGTCAGCTCGACGATATCCGTTTTTTTACCGGTGATGACGTTGAGGTCGTCGACGGCTGGCGTGTTGGGCCGTATGAGGTGTTATTGATCCGTGGTGAACTGACGGATGAGCATCGTACCGTGATTGATGCACTCGCGCTTGACTGTGCCGATTTACAGGCCCTGCCGGATTTAAGCAGACCTGGTTTGGCGGTGTTTGACATGGACTCCACCGCAATAGAGATAGAGTGTATTGATGAGATTGCGGCACTCGCTGGGGTTGGAGAGGCGGTGTCTGCGGTTACCGAGCGTGCCATGTTGGGCGAACTTGATTTTGAGGCGAGCTTACGTCAACGCGTGGCGGCCTTGAAAGGCTCTGACGCGGCGATACTTGAGACAGTGAAAGCGCAGTTGCCGTTGATGCCAGAAATGGCGGATCTCGTGGCCAGCTTAAAAGCCCACGGCTGGTATGTGGCGATTGCCTCTGGAGGTTTCACCCATTTTTCTGATCACCTACAGCAGCAATTAGGCTTGGACTATGCGGCGTCGAACCAGCTTGGGGTCAGAAATGGTCAATTGACCGGCGAAGTAGACGGGGCAGTGGTGGATGCACAACGAAAAGCGGATGTGTTGACCATGTTGGCGCAAAAGTACGATATTGCGCCGGAGAACACCTTAGCCGTTGGCGATGGCGCCAATGATCTGGCGATGATGGAGGCCGCTGGCCTTGGTATTGCCTATCATGCGAAGCCCAAAGTCAATGCGAAAGCGCAAGCGGCGGTCAAACATGCGTGGTTGGGCGGTGTGTTGTGTGTGCTCTCTGCCAGTATGCGCGATCGGATTAGCTGGCAGCCACGCTAA
- a CDS encoding NupC/NupG family nucleoside CNT transporter, translated as MSLLMSVIGMVVLLGIAVLLSDNRKAINLRTVGGAFAIQLFFGAFVLYVDVGRDILYGASQYVANVIAYGDEGISFIFGGLVSDKMFELFGGGGFVFALKVLPVIVFFSSLISVLYYLGIMQVVINVLGGGLQKALGTSRAESMSATANIFVGQTEAPLVIRPFVPRMTQSELFAVMCGGLASVAGGVLAGYASMGVPLEYLIAASFMAAPGGLLFAKIIKPETDEPVEQMADATAEGAEKPANVIDAAAGGASSGMQLALNVGAMLLAFIGLIALINGMLGGIGGWFGYPDITLELILGYLFAPFAFLIGVPWEEAVVAGSFIGQKIVVNEFVAYLNFTQYLGDGAQVVAATGMEMTEKTKAIISFALCGFANLSSVAILLGGLGGLAPNRRPEIARFGVKAVIAGTLSNLMAATIAGLFVTLTLAG; from the coding sequence ATGAGCCTGCTGATGAGCGTGATTGGGATGGTTGTGCTGCTAGGGATAGCAGTTCTTCTTTCCGATAACCGCAAAGCCATTAACCTCCGTACCGTGGGTGGCGCATTTGCTATCCAACTCTTTTTCGGTGCTTTCGTACTCTATGTCGATGTCGGACGCGACATTCTGTACGGCGCATCACAATACGTTGCTAACGTCATCGCATACGGTGACGAAGGGATCAGCTTCATCTTTGGTGGGCTGGTTTCTGACAAAATGTTTGAACTGTTCGGCGGTGGCGGTTTCGTCTTCGCACTGAAAGTTCTTCCTGTCATTGTCTTCTTCTCCTCACTGATCAGCGTGCTTTACTACCTGGGTATTATGCAGGTTGTGATCAACGTGCTCGGTGGTGGTCTGCAAAAAGCACTGGGTACCTCACGTGCCGAGTCTATGTCAGCAACGGCTAACATCTTTGTTGGACAAACTGAAGCGCCCTTGGTGATCCGTCCATTCGTACCTCGTATGACGCAGTCAGAGCTGTTCGCGGTCATGTGTGGTGGTTTGGCCTCGGTTGCGGGTGGCGTACTGGCCGGTTATGCCTCTATGGGGGTTCCGCTTGAGTACTTGATTGCGGCATCATTCATGGCCGCACCAGGTGGTCTACTGTTTGCGAAAATCATCAAACCTGAAACCGACGAGCCGGTTGAGCAGATGGCTGACGCGACCGCTGAAGGCGCAGAGAAGCCAGCGAACGTGATTGATGCAGCCGCAGGCGGCGCTTCATCAGGTATGCAACTGGCGCTTAACGTTGGTGCGATGCTACTTGCGTTCATTGGTTTGATTGCCCTGATTAACGGCATGCTAGGCGGTATCGGTGGCTGGTTCGGTTACCCAGACATCACGCTGGAGCTGATCTTGGGTTACCTGTTTGCACCGTTTGCATTCCTTATCGGTGTGCCATGGGAAGAAGCGGTGGTCGCAGGCTCTTTCATCGGTCAGAAGATCGTGGTTAACGAATTCGTGGCTTACTTGAACTTCACGCAATACCTTGGTGATGGTGCGCAAGTTGTTGCAGCAACAGGTATGGAAATGACAGAGAAAACCAAAGCGATTATCTCGTTTGCTCTGTGTGGTTTCGCTAACTTGTCGTCTGTGGCTATCTTGCTGGGTGGCTTGGGTGGCCTCGCGCCAAACCGTCGCCCAGAAATTGCACGCTTCGGTGTAAAAGCGGTGATCGCCGGTACCTTGTCTAACTTGATGGCAGCGACCATTGCGGGTCTATTTGTCACCTTGACGCTGGCGGGCTAA
- a CDS encoding phosphopentomutase: protein MKRAIVLVLDSFGIGATEDAVKFGDQGANTLGHIAQACAKGEADNADRQGPLSLPNMTKLGLGKACEESSGYFPEGLDSHAEIIGAYAHAKELSSGKDTPSGHWEIAGVPVLFDWGYFSDLTNSFPQDLLDRIVERAGVPGYLGNCHASGTQVLDDLGEEHMKTGKPIFYTSADSVFQIACHEETYGLDNLYELCQIVREELEDYNIGRVIARPFIGPAKGQFERTGNRRDLSVEPPSPTVLQKLVDEKGGDVISIGKIADIYAHCGITKKIKATGLEALFDATKDAIKEAGNNSLVFTNFVDFDSAYGHRRNVAGYAAALEYFDRRLPEIMDMLEEDDVLLLTADHGCDPTWPGTDHTREHIPALVYGKKVPAGSLGRRETFADIGQSLAEYFDVSPMDYGKSFL, encoded by the coding sequence ATGAAACGCGCAATTGTATTAGTTTTAGACTCATTTGGTATTGGCGCCACTGAAGACGCCGTCAAATTCGGTGACCAAGGTGCAAACACCTTGGGCCACATTGCTCAAGCGTGTGCGAAGGGCGAAGCGGATAATGCGGATCGTCAAGGCCCCTTGTCTTTGCCTAACATGACCAAGTTGGGCTTGGGTAAAGCGTGTGAAGAGTCGTCAGGTTACTTCCCAGAAGGCTTAGACTCACATGCAGAGATTATCGGTGCCTACGCGCACGCCAAAGAGCTATCTTCTGGTAAAGACACCCCATCTGGCCACTGGGAAATTGCTGGTGTGCCTGTGTTGTTTGACTGGGGTTACTTCTCAGACTTAACCAACAGCTTCCCGCAAGATCTGCTTGATCGCATTGTTGAGCGAGCGGGTGTACCTGGCTATCTTGGTAACTGCCATGCGTCGGGCACTCAAGTGCTGGACGATCTGGGCGAAGAGCATATGAAAACTGGGAAGCCGATTTTCTACACCTCGGCGGACTCGGTGTTCCAAATTGCGTGCCATGAGGAAACCTACGGGCTCGATAACCTGTATGAGTTGTGCCAGATCGTGCGCGAAGAGCTGGAAGACTATAACATTGGTCGCGTGATCGCCCGTCCTTTCATCGGGCCAGCGAAAGGCCAGTTTGAGCGCACCGGTAACCGCCGTGACTTGTCTGTCGAGCCACCTTCTCCTACCGTGCTCCAAAAGCTGGTGGACGAAAAAGGTGGTGATGTGATCTCGATTGGTAAGATTGCGGACATTTACGCGCACTGCGGTATCACCAAGAAAATCAAAGCCACAGGCTTAGAAGCGCTGTTTGATGCAACCAAAGACGCCATCAAAGAAGCAGGTAACAACAGCTTGGTGTTCACCAACTTTGTCGACTTTGACTCGGCGTACGGCCATCGCCGCAACGTAGCTGGCTATGCGGCGGCGTTGGAATACTTTGACCGTCGCCTACCGGAAATCATGGACATGCTTGAAGAAGACGATGTGTTATTGCTAACGGCTGACCATGGTTGCGATCCAACCTGGCCTGGCACTGATCACACCCGTGAGCATATCCCTGCACTGGTCTACGGCAAAAAAGTGCCTGCGGGTTCACTCGGTCGTCGCGAAACGTTCGCGGATATTGGCCAGTCCTTGGCGGAATACTTTGATGTGTCGCCAATGGATTACGGCAAGTCGTTCCTATAA
- the deoC gene encoding deoxyribose-phosphate aldolase, translated as MNELQTAALRALKLMDLTTLNDDDTDEKVISLCQNAKTAVGNTAAVCIYPRFIPVAKKTLREQGTPEVRIATVTNFPHGNDDIDIAVAETKAAVAYGADEVDVVFPYRALIAGDEQVGAELVKQCKAACGSDVLLKVIIETGELKSEALIKRASEIAIDAGADFIKTSTGKVAVNATPEAAEIMLNVINDKGVADTVGFKPAGGVRTAEDAQQYLAMADRILGEQWADSRHYRFGASSLLANLLHTLGEGEKAAEGGY; from the coding sequence ATGAACGAATTACAAACCGCGGCCCTACGCGCACTAAAACTGATGGATCTGACCACACTGAACGATGATGATACCGATGAAAAGGTGATCAGCCTGTGTCAGAACGCGAAAACCGCCGTTGGCAACACAGCAGCAGTTTGTATCTATCCGCGCTTTATCCCTGTCGCCAAGAAAACACTGCGCGAACAAGGCACCCCTGAGGTGCGCATCGCTACCGTGACCAATTTCCCACACGGCAATGATGATATTGATATTGCGGTGGCAGAAACCAAAGCCGCGGTGGCATATGGCGCCGATGAAGTCGATGTGGTGTTCCCGTATCGCGCGCTGATCGCGGGTGACGAACAAGTGGGTGCTGAGCTGGTCAAACAGTGTAAAGCCGCATGTGGCAGCGACGTATTACTTAAAGTGATCATTGAAACCGGTGAGCTGAAAAGCGAGGCACTGATCAAGCGCGCGTCTGAGATTGCCATTGATGCAGGCGCTGACTTTATCAAAACCTCCACGGGGAAAGTGGCGGTGAATGCCACCCCAGAAGCGGCGGAGATCATGCTCAACGTGATCAACGATAAAGGCGTGGCTGATACGGTTGGCTTTAAACCTGCGGGTGGCGTGCGCACGGCGGAAGACGCGCAACAATACCTCGCGATGGCAGATCGCATTCTCGGCGAGCAATGGGCTGACAGCCGTCATTACCGCTTTGGTGCATCGAGCCTGTTGGCAAATCTGTTGCACACCTTAGGTGAAGGTGAAAAAGCAGCAGAAGGCGGTTATTAA
- a CDS encoding TatD family hydrolase — MIDTHCHFDFSPFREAPESYWQAAREKGVTRMVVPSVSEDNWSAVLSLTERLHGVYAGLGLHPCFLDAHTDTSLDKLERALSARPTRCVAVGEAGLDFVVANQNTAQQRQHALLEGQLWLARHYDLPIILHSRKAHNPLLRAVKAYPGIRGVLHAFSGSEQQGKQFIDAGLMLGVGGTVTYSRAQKTRRAIAQLPLEHLVLETDAPDMPLAGFQGKPNTPSQVSRVADVVAELKGCDKDHLMTETSDNAERLFGFD; from the coding sequence ATGATTGATACGCATTGCCATTTTGATTTTTCTCCGTTTCGTGAGGCACCAGAGTCGTACTGGCAGGCGGCACGCGAAAAAGGCGTGACGCGGATGGTGGTCCCTAGTGTTAGCGAGGATAACTGGTCGGCGGTGCTGTCGCTGACTGAACGTCTGCATGGTGTATATGCAGGATTGGGACTACACCCATGTTTTCTCGATGCTCACACGGACACCAGCCTGGATAAACTGGAACGGGCATTGAGCGCGCGCCCTACGCGTTGTGTCGCCGTCGGGGAAGCCGGGCTCGACTTTGTTGTCGCGAACCAAAATACCGCTCAGCAGCGCCAGCACGCGCTATTGGAGGGGCAGCTCTGGCTCGCACGCCACTATGATCTCCCCATCATTCTGCACAGCCGCAAAGCGCATAACCCATTATTACGCGCGGTTAAAGCCTATCCAGGGATACGCGGGGTGTTACATGCGTTCAGTGGCAGTGAACAGCAGGGTAAACAGTTTATTGATGCGGGCTTGATGCTCGGGGTAGGCGGCACGGTGACCTATTCTCGCGCGCAAAAGACCCGCCGCGCCATTGCTCAGCTACCTTTGGAGCACCTCGTCCTTGAAACCGATGCCCCCGACATGCCTTTGGCCGGATTTCAAGGAAAACCGAACACCCCCTCTCAGGTATCAAGGGTTGCTGATGTGGTTGCTGAGTTAAAAGGCTGTGATAAAGATCATCTCATGACCGAAACATCAGACAACGCTGAAAGATTGTTTGGCTTTGATTGA
- a CDS encoding AhpA/YtjB family protein — protein MFSISRKTLRRVTWWGMLLTTIGAIAALMLYSTTLSQRQYQALYQQTDQLAQLMTRQVGVQAYDALVDKNYQPLQTMANELATEPLIRDASFYQLNGSPVVRSTNALPLETAVGLTTPLGLESQGRQQLMTPISRGGDIVGFLRLTVEHHSVINEAKKQLQSNMTEFRLLIGLALLLGALLMTMLTRRSARLSW, from the coding sequence ATGTTTTCAATTTCGCGCAAAACACTACGGCGGGTGACCTGGTGGGGAATGTTGCTCACCACGATCGGTGCTATTGCCGCCTTAATGCTTTACAGCACCACACTCAGCCAGCGCCAGTATCAAGCGCTATATCAGCAAACCGATCAATTAGCCCAGCTGATGACCCGCCAGGTGGGGGTGCAAGCCTATGATGCCTTGGTTGATAAGAACTATCAGCCTCTGCAAACCATGGCCAATGAACTGGCAACCGAGCCGCTGATCCGTGATGCCAGCTTCTATCAGCTCAACGGCAGTCCTGTGGTGCGCTCAACGAATGCTTTACCACTGGAAACCGCCGTCGGATTAACCACCCCACTGGGGCTAGAAAGCCAAGGACGACAGCAGCTGATGACGCCGATAAGCCGTGGTGGCGATATTGTCGGGTTTCTCCGTCTCACCGTTGAGCATCACTCGGTTATCAATGAAGCCAAAAAACAGCTGCAATCGAATATGACCGAATTCCGGCTCCTCATTGGCCTCGCTCTCTTGCTGGGGGCATTATTGATGACCATGCTCACTCGTCGTTCTGCGCGTTTATCTTGGTAA
- the prfC gene encoding peptide chain release factor 3: MSNTLLQQEVDKRRTFAIISHPDAGKTTITEKVLLFGRAIQTAGTVKGRGSNQHAKSDWMDMEKERGISVTTSVMQFPYNDCLVNLLDTPGHEDFSEDTYRTLTAVDSCLMVIDAAKGVEDRTRKLMEVTRLRDTPIITFMNKLDRDIRDPMELLDEVESELNIACAPVSWPIGCGKGFQGVYHIHRDESILYQSGQGHTIQDARIIKGLNNPELDEAIGADIAQDLRDELELVMGASHAFDHELFLSGELTPVFFGTALGNFGVDHMLDGLTEWAPKPMARPTHDREVKADEEKFSGFVFKIQANMDPRHRDRIAFMRIVSGKYQQGMKLRHVRLGKQINISDAVTFMAGDRSRAEDAFAGDIIGLHNHGTIQIGDTFTQGEDLKFAGIPNFAPELFRRIRLKDPLRQKQLLKGLIQLSEEGAVQVFRPLQSNDLIVGAVGVLQFDMVVARLKAEYNVDALYEPINVATARWVECDDEKKLDEFQRKNQANLALDGGDNLTYIAPTMVNLNLTQERFPDIDLRATREH, from the coding sequence ATGTCAAATACACTGCTGCAACAGGAAGTTGATAAACGCCGCACGTTTGCGATTATCTCGCACCCAGATGCGGGTAAAACCACCATCACCGAGAAGGTGCTGTTATTCGGACGTGCCATTCAAACGGCGGGAACCGTGAAAGGGCGTGGCTCTAACCAACATGCCAAGTCTGATTGGATGGACATGGAAAAAGAGCGTGGTATCTCTGTCACCACCTCGGTGATGCAATTTCCTTACAACGACTGCTTAGTGAACCTGCTCGACACACCAGGGCACGAGGATTTCTCGGAAGATACGTACCGGACACTGACCGCGGTCGATTCGTGCTTAATGGTGATTGATGCGGCGAAAGGTGTCGAGGATCGTACCCGTAAGCTGATGGAAGTCACCCGTTTACGTGATACTCCGATCATTACCTTTATGAACAAACTTGACCGTGATATTCGCGACCCAATGGAGCTGCTTGATGAAGTAGAAAGTGAGCTCAATATTGCGTGTGCGCCGGTATCGTGGCCGATTGGTTGCGGGAAAGGCTTCCAAGGTGTGTACCATATTCATCGTGACGAAAGCATTCTGTATCAATCAGGCCAAGGCCATACCATCCAGGATGCGCGTATCATTAAAGGCTTGAATAATCCTGAGTTGGATGAGGCGATTGGTGCAGACATTGCGCAAGATTTGCGTGACGAGTTGGAACTGGTGATGGGCGCGTCTCATGCGTTTGACCATGAACTGTTTTTAAGCGGTGAACTCACGCCTGTTTTCTTCGGTACCGCACTGGGTAACTTTGGTGTGGACCATATGTTGGATGGTCTGACCGAGTGGGCACCCAAGCCCATGGCGCGCCCAACCCATGATCGTGAAGTCAAGGCTGACGAAGAGAAGTTCTCCGGCTTTGTATTTAAAATTCAAGCCAATATGGATCCACGCCACCGTGACCGGATTGCCTTTATGCGTATTGTCTCTGGGAAATACCAGCAAGGGATGAAACTGCGTCATGTGCGCCTCGGTAAACAAATCAATATTTCCGATGCGGTGACCTTTATGGCAGGAGATCGGTCACGGGCTGAAGATGCGTTTGCGGGTGATATTATTGGCTTGCACAACCATGGCACCATTCAAATTGGCGATACCTTTACTCAAGGAGAAGATCTGAAATTTGCGGGGATCCCGAATTTTGCCCCAGAGCTTTTCCGTCGGATCCGTCTCAAAGATCCATTGCGCCAAAAGCAGCTGCTTAAAGGTTTGATTCAGCTGTCTGAGGAAGGTGCGGTACAGGTGTTCCGTCCGTTGCAATCAAACGACTTAATTGTCGGTGCGGTCGGTGTGCTCCAGTTTGATATGGTAGTGGCACGCTTGAAAGCCGAATACAACGTGGATGCCTTGTATGAGCCGATTAATGTCGCCACCGCGCGTTGGGTAGAGTGTGATGACGAGAAGAAGCTGGACGAATTTCAGCGTAAAAACCAAGCGAACTTGGCTTTGGATGGCGGTGACAACTTGACGTACATTGCGCCGACCATGGTTAATCTAAACCTCACGCAAGAGCGCTTCCCGGATATTGATCTCAGAGCGACCCGCGAACACTAA